Proteins co-encoded in one Arachis hypogaea cultivar Tifrunner chromosome 11, arahy.Tifrunner.gnm2.J5K5, whole genome shotgun sequence genomic window:
- the LOC112721203 gene encoding uncharacterized protein: MIWKFPPNKRDEIRRAYIKVGPNQPILDNYPFSGDKIHRRFQASWFKLFPSWLEYSIEDDAIYCFSCFLFAKEPSINTGSNAFIENGFRNWKKVNSGKECALLNHIGKGPNSFHHKALKSCDDLMKQSQHIDRLLHKQTSEEIEKNRIRLGASIDCIRWLTFQGGVYRGHGESQSSSNRGNFLEMLKFLGSYNERVKQNVLENAPKNAKYTSNDVQKEILHILATKVRNSIREEIGDAKFCIIVDEVRDESKKEQMAIVLRFVTLDGFVKERFFDLVHVTDTCATTLKKELISVLSHYNLQVKNIRGQGYDGASNMRGEWNGLQALFLKDSPQAYYVHCFAHRLQLALVAASREVLQIHEFFTQLNSIVTIVSASSKRHDQLQEAQVIENANLVAQNELETGKGANQISTLQRAGDT, encoded by the coding sequence ATGATTTGGAAGTTTCCTCCAAATAAAAGAGATGAAATCCGTCGGGCTTATATTAAAGTTGGGCCAAATCAGCCAATTCTTGATAATTATCCATTTTCTGGTGATAAAATTCATCGTCGCTTTCAAGCTTCATGGTTTAAATTGTTCCCATCTTGGTTAGAATATTCTATAGAAGATGATGCTATATATTGTTTTtcgtgctttctttttgctaaggaaCCTTCAATCAATACGGGTTCAAATGCTTTTATTGAGAATGGTTtcaggaattggaagaaagtaaataGTGGAAAAGAATGTGCTCTTTTGAATCACATTGGCAAAGGTCCTAACTCATTCCATCATAAGGCGCTGAAATCATGTGATGATTTGATGAAACAATCACAACATATTGACAGACTTCTTCATAAGCAAACATCAGAAGAGATTGAAAAGAATCGAATTCGACTAGGAGCATCTATAGATTGCATTAGATGGTTGACATTTCAAGGTGGTGTATACAGAGGACATGGTGAAAGCCAAAGTTCAAGCAACAGAGGTAACTTTTTggaaatgttaaaatttttgggatCTTACAATGAAAGAGTGAAACAGAATGTTTTGGAAAATGCTCCAAAAAATGCTAAGTATACTTCAAATGATGTCCAAAAAGAAATTCTACATATTCTTGCTACTAAGGTGAGAAATTCAATTAGAGAAGAGATTGGAGATGCcaaattttgtattattgttgATGAAGTTAGAGATGAATCTAAAAAGGAGCAAATGGCCATTGTTTTGAGATTTGTTACTCTAGATGGTTTTGTTAAAGAGAGATTTTTTGATCTTGTGCATGTCACTGATACTTGTGCAACAACTTTAAAGAAAGAATTGATTTCTGTCCTTTCTCATTATAATCTCCAAGTTAAAAATATTAGGGGTCAAGGGTATGATGGTGCTAGCAACATGCGGGGTGAGTGGAATGGTTTGCAAGCTTTGTTTCTTAAAGATTCTCCACAAGCATACTATGTGCATTGTTTTGCTCATAGGTTACAATTAGCATTGGTGGCAGCTTCAAGAGAGGtacttcaaattcatgaattttttactCAATTAAACTCTATTGTCACTATTGTTAGTGCTTCTTCAAAAAGACATGATCAATTACAAGAAGCTCAAGTAATTGAAAATGCAAACTTGGTTGCTCAAAATGAATTAGAAACAGGCAAAGGTGCGAATCAAATAAGCACTTTACAAAGAGCTGGGGATACTTGA